The following are encoded together in the Myxococcus guangdongensis genome:
- a CDS encoding sensor histidine kinase gives MRPFEPALREQLSFVTDPLALLEGLFLHSPVPYAIFDVEGRCRLSNPAYRAMFGSVPPPEYSLFRDELVAKLGLDVLLRRAFAGETVQTPVVWYDVKELRHIEVKDAHRIAIACTCFPLTASGGEVRHIALAYKDVTAELAAREAEQLERGRLYQLLTQSPVAINLLRGPELRFEFANPLLQKLMGGRALVGRALLEAIPDISPELVSLYLGVLETGEPVAAHEYPLAIDYAGQGQVETRYWNMLYEPLRDERGRVDGLVTFAFEVTEQVLARHAVENQQRWLEAVLDSMPMPVVMAEPGTGNLVFSNAAADRLHGQHIPTRVPASEYGALFHVTDLQGRRFTADELPSSRAARGEKLEGMEAVWHTEVGERVLSISSEMLPAMHGHPAVTLLPFLDITRLKTVEQRLQEAIRARDEFLSVASHELKTPLTVLSLRLQAFARATLSDPDSAWALRHGREVQGMIRQVMRLADLVNGLLDVSRIGTGRLRLELEPVDLRALVQEVVVRFQPEAERAECQVELEGGPPAVGMWDRMRLEQVVTNLVSNALKYGAGRPVLLRVEQDVGLARLSVRDEGIGISLDAQARIFHKFERAVSERNYGGLGLGLYVARTLVEAMRGVIRVDSHPGQGSTFIVELPLAPERPLDVAATDLAS, from the coding sequence GTGCGCCCATTCGAGCCCGCGCTGCGAGAACAGCTCTCCTTCGTGACGGACCCGCTGGCGCTGCTGGAGGGCTTGTTCCTCCACTCGCCCGTGCCCTACGCCATCTTCGACGTGGAGGGCCGCTGCCGGCTGAGCAACCCGGCGTACCGGGCGATGTTCGGCTCGGTGCCGCCGCCCGAGTACAGCCTCTTTCGCGACGAGCTGGTCGCGAAGCTGGGATTGGATGTCCTGCTGCGCCGGGCCTTCGCGGGTGAGACGGTGCAGACGCCGGTCGTCTGGTACGACGTGAAGGAATTGCGGCACATCGAGGTGAAGGACGCGCACCGCATCGCCATCGCGTGTACGTGTTTCCCGCTGACCGCGTCCGGAGGCGAGGTGCGCCACATCGCCCTGGCCTACAAGGACGTGACGGCGGAGCTGGCCGCGCGCGAGGCGGAGCAGCTCGAGCGCGGTCGGCTCTACCAGCTGCTCACGCAGTCCCCCGTCGCCATCAACCTCCTGCGCGGCCCGGAGCTGCGGTTCGAGTTCGCCAACCCGCTGCTCCAGAAGCTGATGGGCGGGCGCGCGCTGGTGGGCCGCGCGCTGCTGGAGGCGATTCCAGACATCTCCCCGGAGCTGGTGAGCCTGTACCTGGGCGTGCTGGAGACGGGCGAGCCGGTGGCGGCGCACGAGTACCCGCTGGCCATCGACTATGCGGGCCAGGGCCAGGTGGAGACGCGCTACTGGAACATGCTCTACGAGCCTTTGCGCGACGAGCGGGGGCGCGTGGATGGGCTGGTGACGTTCGCCTTCGAGGTGACCGAGCAGGTGCTCGCCCGGCACGCGGTGGAGAACCAGCAGCGGTGGTTGGAGGCGGTGCTGGACTCCATGCCCATGCCGGTGGTGATGGCGGAGCCGGGCACGGGCAACCTCGTCTTCTCCAACGCGGCGGCGGACCGGCTGCATGGCCAGCACATCCCCACGCGGGTGCCCGCGTCGGAGTACGGCGCCTTGTTCCACGTCACGGACCTGCAGGGGCGCAGGTTCACCGCAGACGAGCTGCCGTCCTCGCGCGCGGCGCGGGGCGAGAAGCTGGAGGGCATGGAGGCGGTGTGGCACACGGAGGTGGGCGAGCGGGTGCTGAGCATCTCCTCGGAGATGTTGCCCGCGATGCATGGCCACCCGGCGGTGACGCTGCTGCCCTTCCTGGACATCACCCGGCTGAAGACGGTGGAGCAGCGGCTGCAGGAGGCCATCCGCGCGCGGGACGAGTTCCTCTCCGTGGCGAGCCACGAGCTGAAGACGCCGCTGACGGTGTTGAGCCTGCGGCTGCAGGCCTTCGCGCGCGCGACGCTCTCCGACCCGGACTCCGCCTGGGCGCTGCGCCACGGCCGCGAGGTGCAGGGGATGATTCGTCAGGTGATGCGGCTGGCGGACCTGGTCAACGGCCTGTTGGACGTGTCGCGCATCGGCACGGGACGGCTGCGATTGGAGCTGGAGCCGGTGGACCTGCGCGCGCTGGTGCAGGAGGTGGTGGTGCGCTTCCAGCCGGAGGCCGAGCGCGCGGAGTGTCAGGTGGAGCTGGAGGGCGGGCCGCCCGCGGTGGGGATGTGGGACCGGATGCGGCTGGAGCAGGTGGTCACCAACCTGGTGTCCAACGCGCTGAAGTACGGCGCGGGGCGGCCCGTGTTGTTGCGCGTGGAGCAGGACGTGGGGCTCGCGCGCCTGAGCGTGCGCGACGAGGGCATCGGCATCAGCCTGGATGCCCAGGCGCGCATCTTCCACAAGTTCGAGCGCGCGGTGTCCGAGCGCAACTACGGCGGCCTGGGCCTGGGGTTGTATGTCGCGCGCACGCTGGTGGAGGCCATGCGGGGCGTCATCCGCGTGGACAGCCACCCGGGACAGGGCTCCACCTTCATCGTGGAGCTCCCGCTCGCGCCCGAGAGGCCCCTCGACGTGGCCGCCACGGACCTGGCGTCTTGA
- a CDS encoding DNA alkylation repair protein produces MAEPLKTFFDARLVERLGTSLHRVHPSFPLDTFLREARAGLEAHELVGRARHLCLAMRRSLPEDYPKAVQVLLRSLGPVREVDRVGGMEVFFYLPHTTFVAEYGLGHFEESMKAQHALTQRFTAEFSIRPFLEKHPEKTLARLAEWASDSNVHVRRLVSEGTRPRLPWGSRLRAFQQDPTPVLGLLELLKDDPELYVRRSVANNLNDIGKDHPDVLVKVAKKWMKDATPEREWLVRHALRFAIKRGEPSALEVVGAGKPSGIEVRATQLPKRAKLGGAMDVRFVVANRSRKEQSLVVDLAVHFFKSRGEAPQPKVFKVRELVLGAGQEEEVGKRVSLAQLSTRRHYAGPHRMDVRVNGVDLPLGTVDVVE; encoded by the coding sequence ATGGCGGAGCCACTCAAGACCTTCTTCGACGCGCGACTGGTGGAGCGGCTGGGCACCTCGCTGCACCGCGTGCACCCCTCCTTCCCCCTCGACACGTTCCTGCGCGAGGCCCGAGCGGGCCTGGAGGCACACGAGCTGGTGGGCCGGGCCCGGCACCTGTGTCTGGCCATGCGGCGCTCGCTGCCTGAAGACTATCCGAAGGCAGTGCAGGTGCTGTTGCGCTCGCTGGGGCCGGTGCGGGAGGTGGACCGGGTGGGAGGCATGGAGGTCTTCTTCTACCTGCCCCACACCACCTTCGTGGCGGAGTATGGGTTGGGGCACTTCGAGGAGTCCATGAAGGCGCAGCACGCGCTCACCCAGCGCTTCACCGCGGAGTTCTCCATCCGGCCGTTCCTGGAGAAGCACCCCGAGAAGACGCTGGCGCGGCTCGCCGAATGGGCCTCGGATTCGAACGTGCACGTACGGCGGCTCGTCTCCGAGGGCACGCGGCCGAGGCTGCCGTGGGGCTCCCGCCTGCGGGCCTTCCAGCAGGACCCGACGCCGGTGCTCGGGCTGTTGGAGCTGCTCAAGGACGACCCGGAGCTGTACGTGCGCAGGTCGGTGGCCAACAACCTCAACGACATCGGCAAGGACCACCCGGACGTGCTGGTGAAGGTGGCCAAGAAGTGGATGAAGGACGCCACGCCGGAGCGCGAGTGGCTGGTGCGTCACGCGCTGCGCTTCGCCATCAAGCGCGGCGAGCCCTCCGCGCTGGAGGTGGTGGGCGCGGGCAAGCCCTCCGGCATCGAGGTGCGCGCCACGCAGCTGCCCAAGCGCGCGAAGCTGGGCGGCGCCATGGACGTGCGCTTCGTGGTGGCCAACCGCTCCCGGAAGGAGCAGTCGCTGGTGGTGGACCTGGCGGTGCACTTCTTCAAGTCCCGGGGCGAGGCGCCCCAGCCCAAGGTCTTCAAGGTGCGCGAGCTGGTGCTCGGCGCGGGCCAGGAGGAGGAGGTGGGCAAGCGCGTGTCGCTGGCGCAGCTGTCCACGCGCCGCCACTACGCCGGGCCGCACCGCATGGACGTGCGCGTCAACGGCGTGGACCTGCCGCTGGGGACGGTGGACGTGGTGGAGTGA
- a CDS encoding DUF1990 family protein, whose product MPPVVAVPIMVGPDLAKGERVNHTPDTTEGEAGDLQLPEAGAGPLLQRDYWAVIRQCHHRPSDLVDWVARRFPELAPDELCVFEREGPSREGQPLELGEHLTVHIQGAGTFGVRVIHKDRQSLTLATLPGHPEAGRITFGAYRNEYGDVLFHIRSRARSGSPFHYWGFVAGGEAMQTNTWTEFVLRVAVSTGEGVVGVIHAETAELEDEPQGGDVTAGPTFLARGDEADD is encoded by the coding sequence ATGCCTCCCGTCGTGGCGGTCCCCATCATGGTGGGACCGGACCTGGCGAAGGGCGAGAGGGTGAACCACACACCAGACACGACAGAGGGCGAGGCGGGCGACCTCCAGCTCCCGGAAGCGGGCGCGGGGCCGCTGCTGCAACGCGACTACTGGGCGGTCATCCGCCAATGCCATCACCGGCCGTCGGACCTGGTGGACTGGGTGGCCCGGCGCTTCCCGGAGCTGGCGCCGGACGAGTTGTGTGTCTTCGAGCGGGAGGGCCCCTCGCGCGAGGGGCAGCCGCTGGAGTTGGGGGAGCACCTCACGGTGCACATCCAGGGCGCGGGGACGTTCGGCGTGCGCGTCATCCACAAGGACCGGCAGAGCCTGACGCTCGCCACGCTGCCGGGGCACCCGGAGGCCGGGCGCATCACCTTCGGCGCGTACCGCAACGAGTACGGGGACGTGCTCTTCCACATCCGCAGCCGGGCGCGCTCCGGCTCGCCCTTCCACTACTGGGGCTTCGTGGCGGGGGGCGAGGCGATGCAGACCAACACCTGGACGGAGTTCGTGCTGCGCGTGGCGGTGTCCACGGGCGAGGGCGTGGTGGGTGTCATCCACGCGGAGACGGCGGAGCTGGAAGACGAGCCCCAGGGGGGCGACGTGACGGCGGGTCCCACGTTCCTCGCGCGAGGAGACGAAGCCGATGATTGA
- a CDS encoding DUF1990 family protein has protein sequence MIEWRWLSGWTDEELAPRLEAARALSRNFEAASGEMTLEGGWNQVHSVASLGREAPGLPVADGLFARAKGVLETFDFSDPRIVRWHFNADSPLHGRTVLLELKSLAQRLRFLCAARVGDTREEHGETCSVFGFSFETLGGHIEEGREWFLLRKSHETGEVRFHIEAAWRPGRFPTWWSRVGFTVVGRRYQRAWHRLTHARLRALTWHHPELAGRPAEHGKVDHSGHELEELGPVRFFAQRAPGRLKSQLEEEVEAVQRGHWLTPVGLGVMAGMRSMSAPALVSHRLAESPEPRTDPLSVALSKPWVPRVLEVLTLGELVGDKLPTTPARVKLVPMTGRIFMGAVAAATSASGQTRRRVVLAAALGGLAAAASTWTFYSLRKLATTRFRVPSMAAAFAEDALVAAIASRLMPLVSHRPAEA, from the coding sequence ATGATTGAGTGGCGATGGCTCTCGGGTTGGACGGACGAGGAGCTGGCTCCGAGGCTGGAGGCGGCGCGGGCGCTCTCGCGCAACTTCGAGGCGGCGTCGGGGGAGATGACGCTGGAGGGCGGATGGAACCAGGTGCACTCGGTGGCCTCGTTGGGCCGCGAGGCGCCGGGATTGCCGGTGGCGGATGGGCTCTTCGCGCGCGCGAAGGGGGTGCTGGAGACGTTCGACTTCTCGGACCCGCGCATCGTGCGCTGGCACTTCAACGCGGACTCGCCGCTGCATGGGCGCACGGTGCTGCTGGAGCTCAAGTCGCTGGCGCAGCGGCTGCGCTTCCTGTGCGCCGCGCGCGTGGGGGATACGCGCGAGGAGCATGGGGAGACGTGCAGCGTGTTCGGCTTCAGCTTCGAGACGCTGGGGGGCCACATCGAGGAGGGGCGCGAGTGGTTCCTCCTGCGCAAGAGTCACGAGACGGGCGAGGTGCGCTTCCACATCGAGGCGGCGTGGCGGCCCGGGCGGTTCCCCACCTGGTGGAGCCGGGTGGGCTTCACGGTGGTGGGGCGGCGGTATCAGCGCGCGTGGCATCGGCTGACGCATGCGCGTCTGCGCGCGTTGACGTGGCATCACCCGGAGCTCGCGGGGCGGCCCGCGGAGCACGGCAAGGTGGACCACTCCGGCCATGAGCTGGAGGAGTTGGGGCCGGTGCGCTTCTTCGCGCAGCGGGCACCGGGGCGACTGAAGTCACAACTCGAAGAGGAGGTGGAAGCCGTGCAACGAGGACACTGGTTGACGCCCGTCGGGCTGGGAGTGATGGCGGGGATGCGGAGCATGAGCGCGCCGGCGCTGGTGAGCCATCGGCTGGCGGAGTCTCCGGAGCCGAGGACGGACCCGCTGTCCGTCGCGCTGTCGAAACCCTGGGTGCCTCGGGTGTTGGAGGTGCTGACGCTCGGGGAGCTGGTGGGGGACAAGCTGCCGACGACGCCCGCACGCGTGAAGCTGGTGCCGATGACGGGCCGCATCTTCATGGGCGCGGTGGCCGCGGCGACGTCGGCGTCGGGGCAGACGCGAAGGCGCGTGGTGCTCGCGGCGGCGCTGGGTGGGCTCGCGGCGGCGGCGTCGACGTGGACGTTCTATTCGCTGCGCAAGCTGGCCACGACCCGGTTCCGCGTGCCGAGCATGGCGGCGGCGTTCGCCGAGGATGCGCTGGTGGCGGCCATCGCGTCGCGGTTGATGCCGCTGGTGTCCCATCGCCCCGCGGAGGCATGA
- the dnaN gene encoding DNA polymerase III subunit beta, whose translation MEFRIAADELKKALYRAQGIVERKTTMPILANVLVNATKGGITVTAFDLDIGIVSEHPAEVIKTGAVTLSAKYVFDIVQNLPDAQVTLKKLANNYVDIASGSAHFKIVGMAAEEYPKLPKEENAPLVQVGGNTLLEMIKKTQFAISSDETRYILNGVFFEPQTHGKVRMVATDGHRLSLIERELTGDFKLKSGVIIPRKGLMELKRLLDEAPDAECHLGFAENSALFKKPGLTMVMRLIDGQFPEYQRVIPKEGEKVVLVPKVRLLEGLKRIALLSADKSNAVRIGLAENKLIITASNPDLGEARDEVELAYQGKDITVGFNARYLMDVLAVTDTDEVSFELGDEHSPGVLHAPGDRTFTAVVMPMRV comes from the coding sequence ATGGAATTCCGCATCGCCGCCGACGAGCTGAAGAAGGCCCTCTACCGCGCCCAGGGCATCGTGGAGCGCAAGACGACGATGCCCATCCTGGCCAACGTGCTCGTCAACGCGACGAAGGGCGGCATCACCGTCACCGCGTTCGACCTGGACATCGGCATCGTGTCCGAGCACCCCGCCGAGGTCATCAAGACGGGCGCCGTCACGCTGAGCGCCAAGTACGTCTTCGACATCGTGCAGAACCTGCCGGACGCGCAGGTGACGCTCAAGAAGCTGGCGAACAACTACGTGGACATCGCCAGTGGTTCGGCCCACTTCAAGATTGTCGGCATGGCGGCGGAGGAGTACCCCAAGCTGCCCAAGGAGGAGAACGCCCCGCTGGTGCAGGTGGGCGGCAACACCCTCCTGGAGATGATCAAGAAGACCCAGTTCGCCATCTCCAGCGATGAGACGCGCTACATCCTGAACGGCGTCTTCTTCGAGCCCCAGACCCACGGCAAGGTCCGCATGGTGGCCACGGACGGTCACCGGCTGTCGCTCATCGAGCGGGAGCTGACGGGGGACTTCAAGCTCAAGAGCGGCGTCATCATCCCGCGCAAGGGGCTGATGGAGCTCAAGCGCCTGTTGGACGAGGCGCCGGACGCGGAGTGCCACCTGGGGTTCGCGGAGAACTCGGCGCTCTTCAAGAAGCCGGGCCTGACGATGGTGATGCGGCTCATCGACGGGCAGTTCCCCGAGTACCAGCGGGTGATTCCGAAGGAGGGCGAGAAGGTCGTCCTCGTGCCCAAGGTCAGGCTGCTGGAGGGGCTCAAGCGCATCGCGCTGTTGTCCGCGGACAAGAGCAACGCGGTGCGAATCGGGCTGGCGGAGAACAAGCTCATCATCACCGCGAGCAACCCGGACCTGGGCGAGGCGCGCGACGAGGTGGAGCTGGCGTACCAGGGCAAGGACATCACGGTGGGCTTCAACGCGCGCTACCTGATGGACGTGCTCGCGGTGACGGACACGGACGAGGTGAGCTTCGAGCTGGGTGACGAGCACAGCCCGGGCGTGCTGCACGCGCCGGGGGACCGCACGTTCACCGCGGTGGTCATGCCGATGCGCGTCTGA
- a CDS encoding DUF6748 domain-containing protein translates to MNVRPLLLAALALGFAAGCSKPSASSSSAAGEPGTPSSGDTRPAAENAAPDNDRSGTPVAPPPSSGNGGEAKAGESAVYIVTDSGIRCIAPPCPSYNAVLADKPGMDAIPVHELDLTAVTGGNEQQMESLMQQTTSGGLRIRATLETRAKAGPAGDATVLRASKVE, encoded by the coding sequence ATGAACGTCCGCCCGCTGTTGCTCGCCGCCCTCGCGCTGGGCTTCGCCGCTGGATGCAGCAAGCCGTCCGCCTCCTCGTCGTCGGCCGCGGGCGAGCCCGGTACGCCCTCCTCGGGCGACACCCGCCCGGCCGCCGAGAACGCCGCCCCCGACAATGACCGCAGCGGCACCCCCGTCGCCCCGCCGCCCTCCTCCGGCAACGGCGGCGAGGCCAAGGCGGGTGAGAGCGCCGTCTACATCGTCACGGACAGCGGCATCCGGTGCATCGCCCCGCCCTGCCCCTCGTACAACGCGGTGCTGGCGGACAAGCCGGGCATGGACGCGATTCCCGTCCACGAGCTGGACCTGACGGCGGTGACGGGCGGCAACGAGCAGCAGATGGAGTCGCTCATGCAGCAGACCACCAGCGGCGGCCTGCGCATCCGCGCCACGCTGGAGACGCGCGCCAAGGCGGGGCCCGCGGGCGACGCCACGGTGCTGCGCGCCAGCAAGGTGGAGTAG